A window of Streptomyces gilvosporeus contains these coding sequences:
- the gcvT gene encoding glycine cleavage system aminomethyltransferase GcvT, whose protein sequence is MTDAPRRTALDATHRALGATMTDFAGWDMPLRYGSERDEHVAVRTRAGLFDLSHMGEITVTGPQAADLLDHALVGNIGGVKTGRARYTMICDAEGGILDDLIVYRLADREYMVVANASNAQIVLDALTERAAGFDAAVRDDRDAYALLAVQGPESPGILKRLTDADLDGLKYYAGLPGTVAGVDALIARTGYTGEDGFELFVRPEHAVTLWQALTEAGKDAGLVPCGLSCRDTLRLEAGMPLYGHELTRATTPFDAGLGRVVKFEKTTNDGDFVGRTALEAAAARAETAPPRKLVGLIAQGRRVPRAGYPVVAADGAVIGEVTSGAPSPTLGKPIAIAYVDAAYATPGTEGVAVDIRGTHEPYEVVALPFYKRQK, encoded by the coding sequence ATGACTGATGCCCCCCGCCGCACCGCGCTCGATGCCACGCATCGTGCGCTCGGCGCGACCATGACCGACTTCGCCGGCTGGGACATGCCGCTGCGCTACGGCAGCGAGCGCGACGAGCACGTCGCGGTCCGCACCCGCGCCGGCCTCTTCGACCTCTCCCACATGGGCGAGATCACCGTCACCGGCCCGCAGGCCGCCGACCTCCTCGACCATGCGCTGGTGGGCAACATCGGCGGGGTGAAGACCGGCCGCGCCCGCTACACCATGATCTGCGACGCCGAGGGCGGCATCCTCGACGACCTGATCGTCTACCGGCTGGCCGACCGGGAGTACATGGTCGTCGCCAACGCCTCCAACGCCCAGATCGTGCTGGACGCGCTGACCGAGCGCGCCGCGGGCTTCGACGCCGCGGTCCGCGACGACCGCGACGCCTATGCGCTGCTCGCAGTCCAGGGCCCGGAGTCCCCCGGCATCCTCAAGCGCCTGACGGACGCCGATCTGGACGGCCTGAAGTACTACGCGGGCCTGCCCGGCACCGTCGCCGGGGTGGACGCGCTGATCGCCCGTACCGGCTACACCGGCGAGGACGGCTTCGAGCTGTTCGTCCGGCCCGAGCACGCCGTCACCCTGTGGCAGGCGCTGACCGAGGCCGGCAAGGACGCCGGCCTGGTCCCGTGCGGCCTCTCCTGCCGCGACACGCTGCGCCTGGAGGCGGGGATGCCGCTGTACGGGCACGAGCTGACCCGCGCCACCACGCCGTTCGACGCGGGCCTGGGCCGGGTCGTGAAGTTCGAGAAGACGACGAACGACGGTGACTTCGTGGGCCGGACCGCGCTGGAGGCGGCCGCCGCCCGCGCCGAGACCGCCCCGCCGCGCAAGCTGGTCGGCCTGATCGCCCAGGGCCGCCGGGTCCCCCGGGCCGGCTACCCGGTCGTCGCCGCCGACGGCGCGGTGATCGGCGAGGTCACCTCCGGGGCCCCCTCCCCCACCCTCGGCAAGCCGATCGCCATCGCGTATGTGGACGCGGCCTACGCCACGCCGGGCACCGAGGGTGTCGCGGTGGACATCCGTGGAACCCATGAGCCGTACGAGGTCGTCGCGCTGCCCTTCTACAAGCGCCAGAAGTAA
- a CDS encoding AAA family ATPase has product MTTTGVAARETGVAARDTGAVSRDTGAATRRAVPRTWVRPGRGTDVVDLRGGARSPAGLRFPAGDLVVVSGLPGGGKSTLMHRIVPALDAGGGAVHRIDSQDVRERWERGRLRRLPYAVYRPLVRAAHYLALRRALRSGTSVVVHDCGTLSWVRRWLALSARRGGRGLHLVLLDVPAAVARSGQAARGRGVSGYAFARHRRAVGRLVGAVEAGRPPRGFGSVVLLDRGAAGALETVDFG; this is encoded by the coding sequence ATGACGACGACGGGGGTCGCTGCCCGGGAGACGGGGGTCGCTGCCCGTGACACCGGGGCCGTCTCCCGGGACACGGGGGCCGCCACCAGGCGCGCCGTACCGCGGACCTGGGTACGGCCCGGCCGCGGCACCGACGTCGTCGACCTCAGGGGCGGCGCCCGCTCCCCGGCCGGACTGCGCTTCCCGGCCGGCGATCTGGTGGTCGTCTCCGGGCTGCCGGGCGGCGGCAAGAGCACCCTGATGCACCGCATAGTGCCGGCGCTGGACGCCGGCGGCGGCGCGGTGCACCGCATCGACTCGCAGGACGTCCGCGAACGCTGGGAGCGCGGCCGGCTGCGCCGCCTGCCGTACGCCGTCTACCGGCCGCTGGTCCGCGCGGCCCACTATCTGGCGCTGCGCCGCGCGCTGCGCTCCGGCACCAGCGTGGTGGTGCACGACTGCGGGACGCTCTCCTGGGTGCGGCGCTGGCTGGCGCTCTCGGCCCGGCGGGGCGGCCGCGGGCTGCATCTGGTGCTGCTGGACGTGCCGGCTGCGGTGGCGCGCTCGGGGCAGGCGGCGCGGGGGCGCGGGGTGTCGGGGTACGCCTTCGCCCGGCACCGGCGTGCGGTGGGGCGGCTGGTCGGGGCGGTGGAAGCGGGGCGGCCGCCCCGGGGATTCGGCTCGGTGGTGCTGCTGGACCGGGGCGCGGCCGGCGCGCTGGAGACCGTCGACTTCGGCTGA
- a CDS encoding enhanced serine sensitivity protein SseB: MTFPEQGSYPQGDIPGHGGHPGHGDFPGQGIPQLSWPANELEEVLSASVGHPGAGGRIVEVLGRSRLWVPLPNGGGPDSAGPGARGLDLPTVDIEGLAYVPVFSSEQEFLRIVGTHMPFTVAPAREFARGLPPNMGIAVNPDGAVGVPLPPPAVAELCRAGRGEADAALPSGGRVRLLEPDWQDEPVDFLAAAGLEFSAAGIVLTARRALASVEGDTPALFVGVQVGAAPAALQDGSARDAVLNALGRALGAVPVPWPVQLVMLDIAQGDPVADWMLERVRPFYARDHS; encoded by the coding sequence ATGACATTTCCGGAGCAGGGGAGCTACCCGCAGGGGGACATTCCGGGGCACGGGGGCCATCCGGGGCACGGGGACTTCCCCGGCCAGGGGATACCCCAGCTGTCCTGGCCCGCGAACGAGCTCGAAGAGGTGCTCTCGGCCTCGGTCGGGCATCCCGGCGCGGGCGGCCGGATCGTGGAGGTCCTGGGCCGCAGCCGGCTGTGGGTGCCGCTGCCCAACGGCGGCGGACCGGATTCGGCGGGGCCCGGCGCCCGCGGACTGGACCTGCCCACCGTCGATATCGAGGGCCTCGCCTACGTCCCCGTCTTCAGCTCCGAGCAGGAGTTCCTCCGGATCGTCGGCACACATATGCCCTTCACCGTCGCCCCCGCCCGGGAGTTCGCCCGCGGACTGCCGCCGAACATGGGCATCGCGGTCAATCCGGACGGCGCCGTCGGCGTCCCGCTGCCGCCGCCCGCGGTGGCCGAACTGTGCCGTGCCGGACGGGGGGAGGCCGATGCGGCCCTGCCCAGCGGCGGCCGGGTGCGGCTGTTGGAACCGGACTGGCAGGACGAGCCGGTGGATTTCCTCGCGGCCGCCGGACTGGAGTTCTCCGCCGCCGGAATTGTCCTGACTGCCCGGCGTGCCCTGGCAAGTGTCGAGGGCGACACGCCCGCACTGTTCGTCGGTGTTCAGGTCGGGGCCGCGCCCGCCGCGCTCCAGGACGGCAGCGCCAGAGATGCGGTGCTCAACGCCCTGGGACGGGCGCTCGGTGCGGTGCCGGTGCCCTGGCCCGTCCAGCTGGTGATGCTCGATATCGCCCAGGGTGACCCGGTCGCCGACTGGATGCTCGAGCGCGTGCGGCCCTTCTACGCGCGGGACCACTCGTAA
- a CDS encoding enhanced serine sensitivity protein SseB C-terminal domain-containing protein yields the protein MSAGAHQGAAAAGQVEQMLAQVSPGRYDAYEALLHALAAGQVWMLLWQGRAGMPDAQYGNMEVDGLGYAPCVTSAAELAASGWNRDHELVTGPEIAASLFPDRWGLWLNPHAPGGGVGIPWLDLRRIAGGLDRLPAGPLRISEPVIDIPQFYALLGQNAHRTPAVRSLRRAWVQPALGAPYLAIGLDLYDTGQQAVDSVRMMIQQSIGAVPDGLPVSTVAMNDEYDPVGMWMRACARPFFDRDGYGPVPGQMPGQMTGQAPVQGYGYPRPY from the coding sequence GTGAGCGCGGGTGCGCATCAGGGAGCGGCGGCGGCCGGCCAGGTCGAGCAGATGCTGGCGCAGGTCTCGCCCGGTCGCTATGACGCCTATGAGGCGCTGCTGCACGCCCTGGCGGCCGGCCAGGTCTGGATGCTGCTGTGGCAGGGCCGCGCCGGCATGCCCGATGCGCAGTACGGCAACATGGAGGTCGACGGCCTGGGTTATGCGCCCTGTGTGACCTCCGCGGCCGAACTCGCCGCCTCCGGCTGGAACCGCGACCACGAGCTCGTCACCGGACCCGAGATCGCCGCCTCCCTCTTCCCCGACCGCTGGGGCCTGTGGCTCAACCCGCACGCCCCCGGCGGCGGCGTCGGCATCCCCTGGCTCGACCTGCGCCGGATCGCCGGCGGCCTGGACCGGCTGCCCGCCGGACCGCTGCGGATCAGCGAACCGGTCATCGACATCCCGCAGTTCTACGCCCTGCTCGGCCAGAACGCGCACCGCACCCCCGCCGTACGGTCGTTGCGCCGCGCCTGGGTGCAACCCGCCCTCGGCGCGCCCTACCTGGCGATCGGCCTGGATCTGTACGACACCGGACAGCAGGCGGTGGACTCGGTGCGGATGATGATCCAGCAGTCCATCGGCGCCGTCCCCGACGGGCTGCCCGTCTCGACGGTCGCGATGAACGACGAGTACGACCCCGTCGGCATGTGGATGCGCGCCTGCGCCCGGCCCTTCTTCGACCGCGACGGCTACGGCCCGGTGCCCGGGCAGATGCCGGGCCAGATGACCGGCCAGGCGCCGGTGCAGGGCTACGGCTACCCGCGCCCGTACTGA
- a CDS encoding ABC transporter permease has product MTAPIETTGAAAEAQPEAVLKGVPAQRIEGRSLGRIALLRFRRDKVAVAGAIVVILLVVLAAFSRPLQALLGLDPDSPHQDLIDANTTLPKADFGGMSAAHPLGVDPKFGRDLLARIIEGSWVSLLVAFGATLLSVAIGTVLGVVAGFYRGRVDALISRMMDVFLAFPLLLFAIAISASLQGGAFGMEGLPLHICVLIFVIGFFNWPYMGRIVRAQTLSLREREFVDAARGMGARGPFILFRELLPNLVGPIIVYSTLLIPSNILFEAALSFLGVGIQPPQASWGGMLNQAVKYYEVDPQYMIVPGLAIFVTVLAFNLLGDGLRDALDPRSR; this is encoded by the coding sequence GTGACCGCACCGATCGAGACCACCGGGGCCGCTGCCGAGGCGCAGCCGGAAGCGGTGCTGAAGGGCGTGCCGGCCCAGCGCATCGAAGGGCGCTCGCTCGGCCGGATCGCGCTCCTTCGCTTCCGGCGCGACAAGGTCGCGGTGGCGGGTGCCATCGTTGTCATCCTGCTGGTCGTCCTGGCGGCGTTCTCGCGGCCCCTCCAGGCCCTGCTCGGGCTGGACCCGGACAGCCCCCACCAGGATCTGATCGACGCCAACACCACGCTGCCCAAGGCCGACTTCGGCGGCATGAGCGCCGCACATCCCCTGGGCGTGGACCCCAAGTTCGGCCGGGACCTGCTCGCCCGCATCATCGAGGGCTCCTGGGTCTCGCTGCTGGTGGCCTTCGGCGCGACCCTGCTGTCGGTCGCCATCGGCACCGTCCTCGGCGTGGTCGCCGGTTTCTACCGCGGCCGGGTGGACGCGCTCATCAGCCGCATGATGGATGTGTTCCTGGCTTTTCCGCTGCTGCTGTTCGCGATTGCCATCTCCGCCTCCCTTCAGGGCGGTGCATTCGGCATGGAAGGACTGCCGCTGCACATCTGCGTCCTGATTTTCGTGATCGGCTTCTTCAACTGGCCGTATATGGGGCGGATTGTGCGCGCACAGACGCTGTCGCTGCGGGAGCGAGAATTCGTGGACGCCGCCCGCGGTATGGGCGCCCGCGGCCCTTTCATCCTCTTCCGTGAACTGCTGCCCAATCTCGTGGGCCCGATCATCGTCTACTCGACGCTGCTGATCCCCTCCAACATCCTCTTCGAGGCGGCGCTGAGCTTCCTGGGCGTCGGCATCCAGCCGCCGCAGGCGTCCTGGGGCGGCATGCTCAACCAGGCGGTCAAGTACTACGAGGTCGACCCCCAGTACATGATCGTCCCCGGCCTCGCGATCTTCGTCACCGTGCTCGCGTTCAACCTGCTCGGCGACGGTCTGAGGGACGCGCTGGATCCGCGCAGCCGCTGA
- a CDS encoding ABC transporter substrate-binding protein codes for MRRSHPVAAIAALTSAGLLLAGCGGGASDSGDSTANAATKGIVNASDAKGGTLTYAMADAPESFDPGNTYYAFIWNFSRLYARPLTTFQPGPGTKGNKLVPDLAASMGKSSDGGKTWTYKIRKGLKYEDGSPITSQDVKYGVERSNFARDVLSLGPNYFQQFLQDNDGGYKGPYKDKSKAGLKSIETPDDTTIVFHLKKPFAEFDYLVSSPQTAPVPQAKDKGADYTKSVVSSGSYKFQSYQEGKQLTLVRNPQWSAKTDPLRKQLPAKIVLNLKVAQSTIDKDLQAGNTQIDLNGRGVDGQTQAQLLTDPKQKANTDNALGQRLIYTAINTKVKPFDNVECRKAVEYALDKKAVQGALGGPIRGGLATTILPTDLNGYQKYDLYPQKYKGDKLDLTDAKQHWNKCGAGKVSTTILARSDRQEEVDGATSVIESLKKVGIDAKIQTYPSSKYFSDYAGVPKFTEKNNVGLMMMQWGADFPTGYGYLQQILHGKAISQSGNSNLSQLNDPEINNLLDTAIANPDQAAREKAYAQIDRKTMEQAVIVPLTYFKVLNYRNPKATNVVSTSAYSGEYDYLNIGVKQ; via the coding sequence ATGAGAAGGTCACATCCGGTCGCCGCGATAGCGGCCCTCACCAGCGCGGGCCTGCTGCTCGCCGGCTGCGGCGGCGGCGCCTCCGACAGCGGCGACAGCACGGCCAACGCCGCCACCAAGGGCATCGTCAACGCCTCGGACGCGAAGGGCGGCACGCTCACCTACGCGATGGCCGACGCCCCCGAGTCGTTCGACCCGGGCAACACCTACTACGCGTTCATCTGGAACTTCAGCCGCCTCTACGCCCGCCCGCTCACCACCTTCCAGCCGGGCCCCGGCACGAAGGGGAACAAGCTGGTCCCGGACCTGGCCGCGTCGATGGGCAAGTCGTCCGACGGCGGCAAGACCTGGACGTACAAGATCCGCAAGGGTCTGAAGTACGAGGACGGCTCCCCGATCACCTCGCAGGACGTCAAGTACGGCGTCGAGCGCAGCAACTTCGCCCGCGACGTCCTCTCGCTGGGGCCGAACTACTTCCAGCAGTTCCTCCAGGACAACGACGGCGGCTACAAGGGCCCCTACAAGGACAAGTCCAAGGCCGGTCTGAAGTCCATCGAGACCCCCGACGACACCACGATCGTCTTCCACCTCAAGAAGCCGTTCGCCGAGTTCGACTACCTGGTCAGCTCGCCGCAGACCGCCCCGGTCCCGCAGGCCAAGGACAAGGGCGCGGACTACACCAAGTCCGTGGTCTCCTCCGGCTCGTACAAGTTCCAGAGCTACCAGGAGGGCAAGCAGCTCACCCTGGTCCGCAACCCGCAGTGGTCCGCCAAGACCGACCCGCTGCGCAAGCAGCTGCCCGCCAAGATCGTCCTGAACCTCAAGGTCGCCCAGTCGACCATCGACAAGGACCTCCAGGCCGGCAACACCCAGATCGACCTCAACGGCCGGGGCGTCGACGGCCAGACCCAGGCCCAGCTGCTGACGGACCCCAAGCAGAAGGCCAACACCGACAACGCGCTCGGCCAGCGGCTCATCTACACGGCGATCAACACCAAGGTGAAGCCGTTCGACAACGTCGAGTGCCGCAAGGCCGTCGAGTACGCGCTCGACAAGAAGGCCGTCCAGGGCGCGCTCGGCGGTCCGATCCGCGGCGGCCTGGCCACCACGATCCTGCCGACCGACCTCAACGGCTACCAGAAGTACGACCTGTACCCGCAGAAGTACAAGGGCGACAAACTGGATCTGACCGACGCCAAGCAGCACTGGAACAAGTGCGGTGCGGGCAAGGTCAGCACCACCATCCTGGCGCGCAGCGACCGCCAGGAGGAGGTGGACGGCGCGACCTCGGTCATCGAATCGCTCAAGAAGGTCGGCATCGACGCCAAGATCCAGACCTACCCGTCGAGCAAGTACTTCTCGGACTACGCCGGTGTGCCGAAGTTCACCGAGAAGAACAACGTCGGTCTGATGATGATGCAGTGGGGCGCGGACTTCCCCACCGGCTACGGCTATCTCCAGCAGATCCTGCACGGCAAGGCGATCAGCCAGTCCGGCAACTCCAACCTCTCGCAGCTGAACGACCCGGAGATCAACAACCTGCTCGACACCGCCATCGCCAACCCCGACCAGGCGGCCCGCGAAAAGGCGTACGCCCAGATCGACCGGAAGACGATGGAGCAGGCCGTGATCGTCCCGCTCACCTACTTCAAGGTCCTGAACTACCGCAATCCCAAGGCCACCAACGTGGTGTCGACCTCGGCCTACAGCGGCGAATACGACTACCTCAACATCGGCGTCAAGCAGTAG
- a CDS encoding ABC transporter permease encodes MFSYLIRRLISAVILLLIVSAVTFGIFFLLPKMAGQTTDQLAQQYIGKAPTAADIVAVKRNLGLDKPVYEQYWDFLKGIFVGVDYKFGPDAATCHVPCFGYSFKTHIEVWPEIQDRLPVTVSLAAGAAVLWVVSGVATGVLSALRPGSLFDRMAMGVALAGVSLPMFFTGALALALFTYQWPIFEAHDYVNLTDDPAGWASNLVLPWVTLAFLYSALYARLTRAGMLETLGEDYIRTARAKGLRERKVVLRHGLRAALTPIITVFGMDLGLLLGGALITEQVFSLKGVGAFAVEAINANDLPNILGVTLLAAFFIVLCNLVVDILYAAVDPRVRLS; translated from the coding sequence GTGTTCTCGTACCTCATCCGCAGGTTGATCAGCGCAGTGATTCTGCTGCTGATCGTCAGCGCGGTCACCTTCGGCATCTTCTTCCTGCTGCCGAAAATGGCCGGGCAGACCACCGACCAGCTTGCCCAGCAGTACATCGGAAAGGCCCCCACGGCCGCGGACATCGTCGCGGTGAAGCGGAATCTCGGCCTGGACAAGCCCGTGTACGAGCAGTACTGGGACTTCCTCAAGGGCATTTTCGTCGGCGTCGACTACAAATTCGGACCGGACGCGGCCACCTGCCATGTGCCGTGCTTCGGCTATTCCTTCAAAACCCATATCGAGGTCTGGCCCGAAATCCAGGACCGCCTTCCGGTGACGGTCTCGCTGGCCGCCGGTGCGGCCGTGCTGTGGGTCGTCTCCGGTGTCGCCACCGGTGTGCTCTCGGCGCTGCGGCCCGGCTCGCTCTTCGACCGGATGGCCATGGGCGTGGCCCTGGCCGGCGTCTCGCTGCCCATGTTCTTCACCGGCGCCCTGGCGCTGGCCCTGTTCACCTACCAGTGGCCGATATTCGAAGCCCATGACTATGTGAACCTGACGGACGACCCGGCCGGCTGGGCGAGCAACCTCGTCCTGCCCTGGGTGACGCTGGCCTTCCTCTACTCCGCGCTCTACGCCCGCCTGACCAGGGCGGGCATGCTCGAAACGCTGGGCGAGGACTACATCCGTACCGCCCGCGCCAAGGGCCTGCGCGAACGCAAGGTCGTGCTGCGGCACGGTCTGCGGGCCGCGCTCACCCCGATCATCACCGTCTTCGGCATGGACCTGGGCCTGCTGCTCGGCGGGGCGCTCATCACCGAACAGGTCTTCTCGCTCAAGGGAGTCGGCGCCTTCGCGGTGGAGGCGATCAACGCCAACGACCTGCCGAACATCCTCGGCGTCACCCTGCTCGCCGCGTTCTTCATCGTTCTGTGCAATCTGGTGGTGGACATCCTGTACGCCGCCGTCGACCCGCGGGTGAGGCTCTCATGA